The Thermoflexus hugenholtzii JAD2 DNA window CTCCGTTCGGGCTCTGCGTTATTAGTTATAACCACCTCCGGGCATTTTGACAAGAGGGGCCGGATCCCCGCTCCGGGCGCCGGGGGATGGCCTGGCTCCCTCGCTTACCTTCCGGTGGTATGCTGGAAGAAAACCCTGATCGCCATCAGGAGGCCGGATGCCCCGACGATCCTCACCGCGCCGCAAACCGACCCGGGACGCCCTCCTCCGGACGACCGGAGGGCCGCAGGTGCAGGTGTATCTCACACCCGAGCAGGAGCGTGCCTTAGACGCCCGCCTGGCGCGCATCGAAGGGCACCTGGCCGCCGTCCGGCGGATGTTGGCCGAGCACCAGGACTGCAACAGCCTGCTGGTGCAGCTGGCGGCGGTCAAGTCCGCCCTCAACCAGGCCATTCTGAGGCTCCTGGAGAGCCATATGGAGGCCTGCATCATCGCCTGCGCCATGGATGCGGAGAGCCGCGCCGCCCTGGAGGGCCTGAAGGAGGCCATGGCCATCGTGTTGCGCAAGACATGAGGCGATGAGGCGGAAACCCGCATGGACCTTTTGCAGCTGCTCTGGGGCTGGCTGGCGGATCCCAACGTCGCGTATCTCCTCCTGGTCGGCGGGATCCTGGCCGCCGTTGCTGCGTGGAGCATCCCGGGGACCGGGCTGGCGGAAGGCCTCGCCGTGCTCCTGCTGGGCCTGGCGGTCATCGGCCTGCTCCGGCTGCCCGTGAGCGCCGCCGGCCTCCTGCTGATCCTGCTGGGCTCCCTTCTTTTCCTGGGGGAGATCTACCTCCAGAGCGGGGGGTATCTAGGGCTCTCCGGGGCCCTGGCCCTGGGCCTGGGCGGCCTGTTCCTGCTGCCGCCCGGCGCCGGGCAACGCGTGGCCCCGGCGATCCTCATCGGGACCGCCCTGGCAGGAGCGGCCGCCTCTTTCGGCCTGGCGCACCTGATGCGCCAGATAGGCCGACGCCCTCCCCTTCAGTCCCCGGAGCGCCTGATCGGGGCGGAGGGGATCGCCCAGACGGATCTGGATCCTGAGGGAACCGTCTGGGTGCGGGGGGAAACGTGGACCGCCCGGGCGGTTGGGGAACGGATCGCGGCCGGCGAGCGGGTCCGGGTCGTGGCGGTGCAGGGGCTTCGCCTGCAGGTCGCCCGGGTCGCACCGCCTCCGGAAGCCGGCGAGCCGTCCGCCGATGCGCCGGATCCCGTTCCAGGGTCCATCGGGCCGACCGGCATCGGCGGGGCGATGGCCGTCCTCCTCTCCGTGCACTTCCTGGCTGTTCTGGGGTCCGGCTTCCCCCCGAACTCCCAGAACCCTGCCCCGGGGGAGGCCCTGGAAGCCGTCCGCCGGCTTTCGGAGCGGCTGGCCGCCCGGCCGATCGGCGACCAGATGGCCTTCGCCGTGCCTCTCGCCCTGATCCCAATTGCCACAGGAGCCCTCCTCGCGCTCTTCCTGCAGCTGCGGGATCGACGTTTCCTCTCCCGGATCCTGAGCTTCGCCTTGCTCGCCTCCTTCGGGGCAGCGCTTTTCTTCGCCCTGCACGAGCTGCTCTCCGCGCTCCTCGCGGCTCCCCCGCCGGTCTGGGCGGATCTCGTGCTGGGAGGACTGACCGTAGGCCTGATCCGGGAGGGACGGCGGCGCTCCTCCTGGGCCCTTTCGAACCTGACGGGTCTCCTGGCTTGCAGCGGGGCCGTCATCTACCTGGGATCTCTGCTTCCCCCGCCGGCCGCTGCGGCCCTGCTTCTGATCATGATCCTCTACGACGTGCTGGCCGTGCACGTCTTGGGGCATATGCAGCAGCTGGCCCGCTGGGCCTTCGAGGAGCGCCTTCCCATGCTGTTCATCATCCCACTGGAGATCCCCCGCGCGAAGACCCAAGGGCCCATCCTGGCCATGGGGTTCGGGGATGCCGTCCTGCCCGCCGTGCTGACGCTCTCCGCCTTGCGGGAAC harbors:
- a CDS encoding presenilin family intramembrane aspartyl protease; protein product: MDLLQLLWGWLADPNVAYLLLVGGILAAVAAWSIPGTGLAEGLAVLLLGLAVIGLLRLPVSAAGLLLILLGSLLFLGEIYLQSGGYLGLSGALALGLGGLFLLPPGAGQRVAPAILIGTALAGAAASFGLAHLMRQIGRRPPLQSPERLIGAEGIAQTDLDPEGTVWVRGETWTARAVGERIAAGERVRVVAVQGLRLQVARVAPPPEAGEPSADAPDPVPGSIGPTGIGGAMAVLLSVHFLAVLGSGFPPNSQNPAPGEALEAVRRLSERLAARPIGDQMAFAVPLALIPIATGALLALFLQLRDRRFLSRILSFALLASFGAALFFALHELLSALLAAPPPVWADLVLGGLTVGLIREGRRRSSWALSNLTGLLACSGAVIYLGSLLPPPAAAALLLIMILYDVLAVHVLGHMQQLARWAFEERLPMLFIIPLEIPRAKTQGPILAMGFGDAVLPAVLTLSALREHPAPWPAIGTLIGILAGQLLLTARLSARRQVQAGLPFLAGGALLGYSLGYLLSTGGFG
- a CDS encoding metal-sensing transcriptional repressor — protein: MPRRSSPRRKPTRDALLRTTGGPQVQVYLTPEQERALDARLARIEGHLAAVRRMLAEHQDCNSLLVQLAAVKSALNQAILRLLESHMEACIIACAMDAESRAALEGLKEAMAIVLRKT